From the Catenulispora sp. EB89 genome, the window GGGGGCTCCAGTCAAGATCCGTTGCGATTGTGCGGATACGGTCCGGATGTGGGCGTTCCGGGGGTGTGCGCACCGGTTCGGTGAGGGGCCGGGGACGGCCCGGACCTGACCGGAGGCCGCGTCCGCCTAACGGGTAGCGTGGCCGACGCTCGGCGTACCTCTGGAGTTAAGCTGAGCCGATCGCAGCTGATCACTACCGAACGCTCCCTGGAGTCCCGCGTGCACTGGATGATGCCCTACCAAATGGCCTTCTGGCTGTGCGGCATCCTGATGGTGCTGGCCGCGGCGATGTACTTCTCGCGCAAGCCGGTGCTCGTGAAGTACGTGCCGTTCCCCCGCGAGCTGGGAACCGTCCTGGGCCTGTTCGGCCTGTGGCAGGTGGCCGGCCAACTGTCGGTGATGAAGGTGGACGGCGCGATCACCCGCGGCACCTGGATCTGGAACACCGAGCGCGACCTGTACCTGCCCAGCGAGCACTGGATCCAGCACCTGTTCTTCCCGGCGCACCCGACCGTGGTGAAGTTCTTCAACCTCTACTACGCGTCGATGCACTTCACCTGCATGATCATCTTCCTCATCTGGCTCTTCGTCCGCCACCGCGACCGCTACCCCCAGGCGCGCACCACGATGGCCATGGCCACAGCATTCGCCCTGGTGATCCAACTGATCCCGGTGGCCCCGCCCCGCATGATCGCCGAAGCACACCTGACCGACACAGCCCTGTACTTCCACCAGTCGGTCTACGGCGCCATGGACGCCAACTCCCCGGACCAGCTCTCAGCGATGCCCTCGGTACACGTGATCTGGGCCGTCCTGGTCGGCTGGACAGTCTGGCGCGTCTCCCCCAGCAAGTGGCGCTGGATCGGCCCACTGCACACCATCCTGACGATCACGGTCGTCCTGGTCACGGCGAACCACTACTGGGCCGACGGCATCGTGGGCGTGGCCCTACTGCTCATTTCGGCTGGAATCCAAGCCGCCGCCCGGCGTGGCGCCGGATGGATCCGCACCACCCGCGTAGCCTCGGCGGAGGTAACCGAACCCGAACTCGCCAGGAGCCGTTGATGACCGCCGTCGCCGAAACCGGGGCCAACACCATCGCCTACGGCGTCCAGGGCATGAGCTGCGGCCACTGCAGCGCCGCCGTGACCGAGGCCCTGACCGCGCTCCCGGGCGTGAGCGCGGTGGAGATCGACCTCCCGGGCAAGCGCGCACTGGTGACTGCTTCGACGGCGCTGGAGATCGCCGCGGTGCGGGACGCCATCGAGGGCGCCGGGTACCAGCTGGTTTAGGCCGCGGCCGGCCCGCGTGGCCGGCCACGCGGTTCGTCGGGTCCGACCGGACCACGCGGGGTGTTGGTTCTGGGTCCCTCGCCGCGTCGACGGGCGAAGCCAACCTGGCCGGGCCGGTGGTGTCAGGCCGGGCGAGGCTGCACCACAGCAGCAGGGGTGCGGCTTGATACCGCCGGACCGGACCAATGCCGCGTAGTTAAGAGTTCTGGCCCGTTGTCAACTGCGCTGAATTTGACCAGGTGGGCTTCGGATACGGTGCCCTCGCCGCCGCCAGGCTGTGACAAGTCGAGCGTATTGAACGAGCGTTGAGGTCAAATTGTCCTAGTTGACAGGGCCGCAGATTCCTTAACTACGCGGCATTGCGGACCGGACTGGTTCCGTTTACGGCGACGACGCGGCGAGGGGCCCAGAACCCTGGTGACCAAAAGCAGCACCGCCGGCAGGCAGCGCGACGCACTCCGAGCGGATAGAAAGCCGAACAGTCGCGGGCCGCCGCCGGTAGGAGGTCGCGCGGGTCGCCCCCTCGCTGTAGAGCGCCCGCCGGAGGCCTCGAGGCGCCCACCAAACGCGGCAGGCAGCCGCCCACATGACGTGTGCGCAGTGACTCGGACCGGCGCGTGGTCGTGGACGCGAAAACCGCCAGCCGCCAAAGCGCCGCGCTCAAGCTCGACCGCCGCGCGCTCTTGCCCACGAAAACCGCCAGCCGCGAACGCACCACAGCAGTGACCTGAACTACTGCGCGGTCTTGCACGCGAAAACCGGCGGCCGCCAGCGCAACCTGCTGCGCTCAACCGAACTGCGCCACCCTGCGAGGTCACCAAACCTTAGGCGAAGCCGTAAAAATCGCCTGTAAATCAACAGACCAGCCGCACATACAAACCAACCCCACCCCCACCCCACCCAGACCACTCCCCCCGAATTGGCCCACCACACCCGCCCCGATCCTCCGCCCTCCGCCAAAGCCCCCGCACTACGCTTCCGCCATGACGGCGACTCCGCACCTCCACACCCACCGCCTCGAGCTCGACGACCAGACCCTCCGCGAGTGGGACGCGACCGTCCTGAAGTCCGACGGCGAGGGCCTCGTCCTGGACCGCTCCGCCTTCTACCCCGGCGGTGGCGGGCAGCCGCCGGACGAGGGCGTCCTCCTCTGGGGCGGCGTCCGCACCCGCATCGTCGGCGTCCGCAAGGAGGACGACCTCGTCCTCATCCCGCACGACGAGGACCCGCTCCCCCCGGCCGGCACCGCCGTGCGCGGTGCGCTCGACGACGAGCGGCGCACGTGGCTCATGCGCACGCACTCCGGGCTGCACCTGCTCTCGGGTGTCGTCTTCCGGGACTTCGGTGCGCTGGTCACCGGCGGCAATATGGAGCCCGGGACTGCCCGGATGGACTTCAACCTCCCCGAGGTGCCCGCCGACTTCAAGTCCACCGTCGAGGCCGCGTGCAACGTCGAGGTCGCCGAGGACCGCCGCATCGAAGTGCAGGTGCTCCCCCGCGATGAGGCGTTCGCCATCCCCGACATCATCCGCACCGCCACCAACCTCGTGCCGCCGGAGCTGGAGGAAGTGCGGATCGTCGACATCGTCGGGCTCGACACTCAGGCGGATGGCGGAACCCATGTCGAATCGACGAGATGGATCGGCAAGATCGAGGTGTTGAAGGTGGAGAACAAAGGCAAGGGCTTCCGGCGCTTGCGAATTGCCATCCGTGACTGAGTGCGATCAACGTTACTGAGTGTGACTGATCCGAGAGGCGGCAGGATCATGGCGGACAACGCCCGCGGGCGCGTGAAAGTGGAGACCGGTGCCAAGCGCGTCCGGCTCTACCTGGACAACAAGCTGGTGGCGGACACGCTGCACCCGCTGTACGTCTGGGAGAAGCCCTTCTACCCGACCTACTACGTCCCGGCGAAGGACGTCCTCGCCGAGCTCAAGCCCACCGGTGAGTCCGAGCACTCGCCGAGCCGCGGCGATGCGCAGGTGCAGGACGTCCACGTCGCCGGCCTGACCGCCGCCGGCAAGGCCCGCACGGTCCCGGAGTCCCCGCTGGAGGAGCTGCGCGACGCGGTCCGGTTCGACTTCGACGCCTTCGACTGGTTCGAGGAAGACGAGCCGATCTACACCCACCCGCGCGACCCGTACAGCCGCATCGACGTCCTGACCAGCAACCGCCACTTCCGCGCCGAGCTCGACGGCGTGGTCCTGGCCGACTCCCCGAGCAGCATGATCCTTTTCGAGACCGGTCTCCCGCCGCGCTACTACGTCCCGATCACCGCGCTGAACCAGGACGTCCTGCGCCCCTCGGACACCGTGACGCACTGCCCGTACAAGGGCGCCGCGACGTACTGGTCGGTCCAGGTCGGCGACCAGGTCCACGCCGACCTCATCTGGGGCTACCGCACGCCGTTCCCGGAGGTCCAGAAGATCACCGGCCTGGCCGCGGTCTACAACGAGAAGGTCGACATCTACCTGGACGACGTCCTCCAGGAGCGCCCGAAGCCGCGGTACTGAACGCGACCCGGCGTTAGTCCTAGTCGCTAGCCCCTACTCCGCGACCTCGACCGCATACGAGGCGGAGCCCGGCGCCTGCAACCGCAGCACCCGCTCCGCCTCACCGGTCAGCGCCTTGATGTCACCCTTGGCCAGCTTGTGGAACGGCTCCAAAGTCAGCGTCGCAAGCTTCTTCTTCGCCTCCACCGACCAGATCCCGGCGACGTACCCGCCGATCAGGAACGACGGCAGAATCTGCAGGTTCTTCCCGTTGTAGACCCGGTCCCAGTACTCCCGCGAGATGATCCGCTGCCGGTGCTTCGCATTGTGCGCGAGCAGAATGCTGTCGAACCGCGGCAACAACCTCGGCGGCGTCTTCACCTCGGCATCGGTGATCTCCCCGTCCGGGACGTCGTACAACGTGCGACCCGCTTCATCCGCATACGTGACCAAGTCCGTGAAGCCGTCGAGAATCGCCCGCGCGCGAGTCACCTTCAACCCAAGCCACACAGCCACATCATCAGCAGCAGCCGGCCCGAACGCGGCCAGATGCCGACGCACCAACGCGGCGATCGCGGCATCCGGATCGGCGGCCCGCTCAGGCGAGTACATATACGTCTTCGGCCCCGTAGCCGGGGCCCAGTTCCCGTCGGCCGGGAAGCGGATCAGAGCATTGCTCCGATAGATCGGACGCCAGTTCCGCGACGCGTGATACTCGAGATTCGCCGCCGACATCCGCCCCGGATTCTTCGCGACCCACTCCGCGGCGAACTCCGCGAACTCGGCGGCGCTGCGCGGCTTGTCCGCGGCGAACTTCAGCACCTCCGTCCGCAAAGCACGCATCCCGGGGTCCGCCCCCTCATTGCGCGCCGCCAGAATGTCGGCGTCGGTCGCCTCCGACACCGCCGCGTACAGCGGGTGCTCGGCGCGGCTGACGGCGTGCACCGTACCCCGAATGGAGGAACCGACGACCAGCTCGCACCGCTCAAACGCGTCGTACACCGACTCCAGCGTCGCCCCGTCGTTCCGCGTGAACAGCGAGATCGCGACGGCCGGCCAGTACTGCGCCTGGATCGCGCCGATCGCCTCAACCGTCTCGGCCAAGGAGCCACTGCGCGGCGCCAGCAGGTGCTGGCGGGCCAGCAGCGTGCGGTTCAGCGTGTCCTGAGTGAGTGTCGTCGGCGCCATACCGCCGATTATCCGGCGTCAGCCGTCCGTAGGCGGGTTGATGAAGTCCCACTGGTTCTTGTCCCACACGTCCTGCATCCCGTTGTCGACTATCGTCTGGGCCCACACCCGCAGCCCTTCGGGGTTCTTCAGCCGGTAGATGAAGGTGTGGTCGACGCCCTTGCTGAAGGCGTAGTAGTTGGTGACCAGGTCGTTGATGACGCCGATGTACTTCGGCTGGTACGGCTTGCCCCAGGAGTCGTCCACGAACAGGTCCGGCTCCTGCCCCTTCTTCTGCAGGTTCAGGATGTCCTGCGCCATGCCCACGATGGGGCTGGTCGGCGTGTAGACGATCGGCCCCACCTTGTCCTGGTCGCCGCCGCCGGCGAACCCGGACAGGAAGCCGGCGGTGATGAAGCGGCTGGCCGGGATCTGGCCGGACATGAAGTAGATCGAGGGGTCCATGCCCCAGACGATGATCGGCACCGACTTCCCGGGCCCGGCCGCCTTCTGCACCTCCTGGGCGACTTCCCAGTTGTGCTCCATGTCGGTGCGCGGCCAGGTGAACGCCAGCGTGAGGAACAGCGTCGCCGTGGTCGCCGTGACCCCGAGCATGGTCCAGCGCAGCCGCGAGCCGTTCCGGTGCAGCGCGCCGGTGGCCAGGATCACGATCGGCGGGAGCATCTGCAGGAAGTAGTGCCCGAAGAAGTGGAAGCCGCTGGAGACGCCGACCGCCGAGCCGGCCAGCCACAGCCACAGGTCGGCGTCGGCCTTGAAGATGCCGTTGCGGACCGTCATGTACATGATCGCCAGGAAGGCGGCGGCCGACGCCCCGGCGAAGATGCCGAGGTTGCCCCACAGCCGCGCCATGATCGTGGAGAACGAGCCCAGCGAGGTCAGATACCCGCTGTTGCCGGTGAACACCCAGAAGAAGAAGTCACCGAAGCCGACCCACAGCGCGACGCCCACGATCGGCAGCGCGAAGGCCGGGATGATCGTGACCAGACCCCGCCAGCGCCGGTCCTTCCAGGCCCGCCAGGCCACCGGCAGCATGGTGACGCCCGCGGTCTGCTTGGTGAGCGTCGCGAGCGCCGCGGCCACGCCGGAGCCGGCCAGCAACGGGATCGAGCGTTTCGGATGCCGGCGGGCGCTGTCCGCGAGCAGGAACGCCGCGCACGTCCAGGGCAGCATGAAGACCTCGAACGAGGCCGCCTGCGAGTCCTCGGGCGCCAGGCCCGCCGAGCCCAGCAGGTACAGCAGTCCGGCCCAGACGCCGTGCCGGCCGAAGCGGCGCTTGGCGATCTGGGTGATCAGGATCGCGGTGACGACGTGCACGCAGATCGCCAGCGCCCGGATCACGACCAGCGTGGACAGGCCGTGGTCGCCGAAGAGCTTGAACACCCACGCGTAGACGTAGGGCAGCAGCGGCGGCTTGCGGTCGACGATGATCTGGTAGAACTGGCCGTTCTCAGTGTTCAGAGCCCTCGCCTGCGTGGCCAGGAACCCCTCGTCAGGGTTCCAGAAGGTGCGGCTGAACGCCGGGAGGTGGGTGATGGTGGCGACTGCGAAGAACAGAAGGACCACTCGGGTCCACGACGCCTGCGGCGTGTTCCACAGGCGTTGGAAGCGCGGGGAGTACCAGGCCCGCCGCAGCCATGAGGGCCCCGGCCGGGGCGGCTCCTGCAAGCCCGGCCCGGATCGTGTGGGAGCGTCGGTAGCGACCATCGCCTTGCTATGCCTCGCCGCCCATGGAACAGAGGTTACCTCCCCCTTGACCGTGCCCGGGGAGGTAACCCCCTAAGGTCAGCAGACTGCTACCGTGTCGTGACTTTCGGTGCCGAACCGTTGGACGAACCGCTGGACGAGCCGTTGGCCGAACCGTTGGCCGCCGTGGCCCGGTCCGCCGCGACCGCGCTGCCCAGACCCGCGACCAGACCGACGACCTCGTGCGCGACGCGCTGGCCGGTCAGGCCGATCTGCTCCAGCACCTCGCCGCGGTTGGCGTGGTCCAGGAACTCCGCCGGCACGCCGAAGTCGCGCAGCGGGGTGTGCACGCCGGCGTCGCGCAGCGCCTGGGCCACCACGCAGCCGACGCCGCCGACCCGGACGTTGTCCTCGACGGTGACCACCAGGCGGTGCTCGGCGGCCAGCATCAGGACCGCCGGGTCGACCGGCTTGACCCAGCGCGGGTCCACCACGGTGGCGCCGATGCCCTGGTCGGCCAGCCGCTCGGCGACGTCCAGGCAGACCTGCGCCATCGCCCCGACGCTGACGATCAGCACGTCCGGGGCCAGCCCGCTGCCCGCGGTGGTGCGCAGCACGTCCATCGATCCGGCCTTGGCCACCGCCGGGATGTCCTCGCAGACCGTGCCCTTGGAGAACCGGATCATGGTCGGCGCGTCGGCGACGTCCAGCGCCTCGCGCAGCTGGGCCCGCAGCTGCGAGCCGTCGCGCGGGGCGGCGATCCGCAGCCGGGGCACCACCTGGAAGATCGACATGTCCCACATGCCGTTGTGGCTGGCGCCGTCGTTGCCGGTGACCCCGGCCCGGTCGGCGACGAAGGTGACGCCCGCGTTGTGTAGCGCGGCGTCCATCAGGACCTGGTCGAAGGCGCGGTTGAGGAAGGTCGCGTAGATCGCCACCACCGGGTGCAGGCCGGCGAAGGCCATGCCGCAGGCGGAGGTGACCGCGTGCTGCTCGGCGATGCCGACGTCGAAGATCCGGTCCGGGTGCCGCTCGGCGAACTTGGCCAGGCCCACCGGGTGCAGCATGGCCGCGGTGATGCCGACCACGTCGTCGCGCTCGGCCCCGACCTTCACCATCTCGTCGGCGAACACCGAGGTCCAGGAGGCGCCGGCGGGGACCAGCGGCTGCCCGGTCTCCGGGTCGCTGTCCACGGCGACCTGGTGCAGCTGGTCGTTGACGTTGTTGCGGGCGGCCGGGTAGCCCTCGCCCTTGCGGGTGATCGCGTGCACGATCACCGGGCCGCGGTAGTGCCGGGCCCGGCGCAGCGCGGCCTCCATGCCGGCGATGTCGTGCCCGTCGACCGGGCCGACGTACTTCAGGCCCAGGTCCTCGAACATCCCCTGCGGGGCGACGATGTCCTTCAGGCCCTTCTTGACGCCGTGCAGCGCCTCGTACAGCGGGGTGCCGATGACCGGGGTGCGGCCGAGCATGCCGCGGCCCCACTCCAGGAAGCGCTCGTAGCCCTGGGTGGTGCGCAGGGTCGCCAGGTGGTCGGCCAGGCCGCCGATGGTCGGGGAGTAGGAGCGCTCGTTGTCGTTGACCACGATGATCACCGGGCGGTCCTTGGCCGCGGCGATGTTGTTCAGCGCCTCCCAGGCCATGCCGCCGGTCAGCGCGCCGTCCCCGATCACCGCCACGACCTGGCGGTCGGTGACGCCGCGCACCTCGTGCGCCTTGGCGATGCCGTCGGCGTAGGCCAGCGCGGTGGAGGCGTGGGAGTTCTCGATCACGTCGTGCTCGGACTCCGCGCGCGCCGGATAGCCGGACAGGCCGCCGGCGTGCCGCAGCGCGGAGAAGTCCTGGCGGCCGGTGAGGAGTTTGTGCACGTAGGCCTGGTGGCCCACGTCCCACAGGATGGTGTCCTTGGGCGAGTCGAAGACCCGGTGCAGCGCGATGGTGAGCTCCACCACCCCCAGGTTCGGGCCGATGTGCCCGCTCGTCTTCGCCACAGTCGGGATCAGGTAAGCACGGATCTCCGCAGCGAGCTCGACGAGCTGCTCAGAGCTGAGCTTGTCCAGATCGCGCGGACCCTGGATCGCCTCCAGCAGTGCCACCCGATCCTCCTTCTGTTGAACTTGAAACAACACTCCTGGCTTCCAGTTATACGGCAGAGAGTCTAAGCCTGGTCCGAGCGCCGCCCTGGCGCTTCCCACCTCCTTCTACATGATCTTCACATGGCCCGCGCAGCGTGTTCGCAACGTGGTGGCACCGCTTCGGAGGATGGGGCGAACAGGGTTCACGCCGCTTGCCTGAATGCTTGAATCATTTCAGCATTCATGGGATACACTGGCGGCATGCTTCACGCGACTCCGACACTGACCGACGACGACCTACGGGTTCTCGACGAGCTCACCGCCATGCGCGAGGAGTTGAAGCACCAGGTCGCTTCTCCACGCAAATGGACCGGCCTCCTCCGGCGGAGCCTCACAGCCGCCGCCATCGCCGGCTCCAATTCCATCGAAGGCATCCGTGTCAATCTGATGGACGCCGAAGCCGCGGTCGCCGGCGAGGAACCGACCGAGACCGATGCGGATACCTGGGCCGACATTCTCGGTTACCGCGACGCACTCACGTATGTACAGCAACTCGCCAATGCCGGGGAGTTCTCGTGGCACCCGATGTTCATCAACGCGCTGCACCACATCATGCTCAAGCACCACCTGGAGAAATGGCCCGGCCGTTTCCGGCCCGGCGACATCAGCGTCACCGAGCAGGCGACCAACACGGTGGTCTACACCGGCCCCGACGCCGACGACGTGCCCGTGCTCATGACCGAACTCAGCGATTGGCTCAACGAGGGCGACCTGGAGGCCCCGTCCTACGTTCGCGCTGCGATGGCGCACCTCAACCTGGCATCCATCCACCCATGGCGCGACGGCAACGGCCGTATGTCCCGGACCATCCACACGCTCGTCATGGCGCGCTGCGGCGAACTCGCCCCCGAGTTCTCATCCATCGAGGAATGGCTGGGCATCGGACGCAACACCTACGACTACTACGACGCGCTCGTCCACGTACAGCAGGGCCGTTTCGCCCCGAGCAAGGGCGACGACACCCTGGCCTGGGTACGGTTCAACCTCCGCGCGCACCACCTTCAAGCGCAGCTCATCCGGTCGCGTGCAAACGTGGCGGCACGGCTGTGGATGGGCCTCCTGACCGTCGCCGAGTCCGAACAGCTTCCGGAACGCACCGTCACGGCCTTGTACGAGGCAGTCCGAGGCGGTGCCGTACGGCGCACCATGTACCAACGCGACGAAGACCTGTCCAACGACCAAGCCGCGCGGGACCTGCGCACCCTGACCGATCGCGGGTTACTGGCCGCCAAGGGCGAGACCAAAGGCCGCCGCTACGAAGCCACCGCCAAACTCGACGCCCTGACCCGGAATATCGTCATGGCACGGGGAGTGGCGAATCGGCTGCGCGAGCCGTACGACTTCCGCGTCATTCCCGGCTAAGCAATGGAAAGCGATTCTCGGCCGCAGCAGGCTCGGTCGAGAATCGCCTTTCATTGCAGGAAGGCGAGTCGGGGCTGGTCCTGGCCGAGGATCTGCGCCGGGTCCGCGCCGAGGACCTTGTCCAGCAGGGTCGCGTAGACGCTGCGGAAGTCGGTGCTGAACTTCAGGTCGCCGTTGTCCAGGTCGGTCAGCGAGGGCTGCTCGCCGTGGAAGCCGCCGTTCACCGGCTCGCCGATGACCAGGACGGGACCGGCGGTGCCGTGGTCGGTGCCCTGGTTGGCGTTGGCGTGCACGCGGCGGCCGAACTCGGTGTACAGCACGGTGACCACGTCCTTGCCGTGGGGTCCGCCGGCGATCGAGTTCTGGAAGTCCGTGACCGCTTTGTCGACCTCGCCCCAGAGCGTCGACTGCGTGCCCTTCTCGGCACTGTGCGTGTCGAAGCCGCCGAGGCTGACGCTGTAGACGCGGGTCGGCACCGAGGCGTTGATGCACTCGGCGACGATGTCGAGTTGTTGAGCGAGGGCTGAGGTTTTGGCGGCCTTGGCCGCGCCGGCCGCGCCAGCTCCGGCGGCCGCACCCGCGCCGGCCGCCGCGGCCTTGCCGGTCTTGCCGGCCTTGGCGGTCCCGGCGCTCTTCGCCGAGGCCAGCGCCGGGCTGAAGGTCTTGGCGACGGTGAACAGGTCGGAGACGTCGCGCGCGGCGTAGGCGGCCAGCGTGGAGTCCTGTGCCGAGGGCTGTCCCAGGCCCATGAAGCCGGTGTCCAGCGGTCCGGCCTTGGGCAGCCGGAACTGGCCGATCGGCAGCGAGCTGCCGGCGGTCTTGGTGCCGCCGAGCAGCGGCGGGAGCGTGCCGCCGACGGAGATCGCGCGCAGCGCCCTGATCTGGTCGTCGGGCTGGGCGTCCAGCCAGCGGCCGAGCCAGCCCGAGCCGGTGGGCTCGCCGGGCGTGGCGGTCTGCCAGATGTCCATGGAGACGAAGTGGCTGTGGTTGGGCTGCGGGTAGCCGACGCCGCGCACCACGGCGCAGAGCTTGCGCTGCCACATCTCGTGCAGGCCGGTCATGGCCGGGTTGAAGCCCAGGCCGTCGCCGAGGTCCAGGACCTGGCCGGCGCTGTAGGCCAGGTCGGGGCGCGAGCTGTTGTAGGCCGGGTCGGCGTACGGGATCACGGTGTTGAGGCCGTCGTTGCCGCCGTAGAGCGTCACCAGCACCAGCACGCCGGAGCCCGGGGCCAACGGCGCGTGCTGGGCGGCCGCGCCGAGCTGCGCGCCGGAGGTCGTCGGGCCGCCGGGCCTCAGCGCCGGGGCGCCGACCGGGTGGCCGTGCGACGACGAGCAGGCCGCCGCGAACGCGCCGGTGGACATGACGCCGGACAACTCCAGGAAGCGGCGGCGGGTCACGGTGTCCATGTTCGAGTCCTTAGGTTCCGGTCGTCAGTACGGATTCCGGTCGTCAGTTCACGAGGTACTCGGGCGCCAGCAGCGCCAGGGTCACCAACTGCTCGGGGTCGGCCACGACCTCGGTGAGGGCGGCGACGCTGCGGTCGGTGAAGGCGTCGATCCCGAGCAGGTGCGCGACGGCGTCGATGCGCTGCGAGGGGCTGCTGTTCTCGACCTGCGACAGGTCGCCCTTGGCGACGGCCCACTGCGCGAAGACGAAGCGGGTCTGCGCGGCGGCGGTGGTGAGCCAGGCCGTGCCCTCGGGCCAGCCGCCGACGTTCGGCGGGTAGAAGGGCAGTTGGCCCAGGCCGTTGAGCGCGGTGCGCAGGGCCTGGTTGTCCTTCGAGTCCGGGCCGGCGTCGATCTTGATTCGCAGGGCTCTGAGAACACCGACGACATACTCAGTGGGCTGCTTCACCAGGGCGTAGCGCGCCTGCGGACCGCGGAAGACCGGGTCCAGGAACAGGGCCCTGAGAAGCGCGGTGACGTCGCGGTTCGGGCCGTAGGCAGCGAGCAGGCGGCCGGAGACGTCCGGCGGGATCGGGCCCGGCATGCCGAAGCGGTCCCAGAAGCGGCCGGCGACGAACTTCGGCGAGGCCGGCTGCTGCAGGATCCAGTCGACGAACGAGGTGTCGTCGAAGTCGGCGGTCTTGCCGAGGATGGTCTTGGGGGTGTCGTCGTGCAGCTTGGGCACAAGCGTGGCCTTGCCGGAGGCGTCCAGGCGCCAGCCGGTGAGGGCGCGGGCGCCGGCGCGGACGTCGTCCTCGGTGTAGTTGCCGACGCCGAGCGTGAAGAGCTCCATCAGCTCGCGCGCCAGGTTCTCGTTCGGGGCCTTCAGCGTGTTGCCGGCGCTGTCCAGCCACAGCATCATCGCCGGGTCCCGGACCATCGCGTGCGCCAGCACGGCGAAGTCGCCGCCCCCGAGGGTCCGCATGGTCTGGTTCTGCTGGATCATGAAGCCGGGGCTGGCGACCTTCTGGACGGAGGTCGCGAAGTGCCCGTGGAAGAAGAAGGTGCGCTTCTCCACCAGCGGCTGCGTGACCGCGGCCATCCGCGCCAGCCACCAGCCGACCATCTGGTAGTCATCCTGCGCGCTGCCCTTCTTGGGCACCTTCATCGCCGGGTAGCC encodes:
- a CDS encoding phosphatase PAP2 family protein, translated to MMPYQMAFWLCGILMVLAAAMYFSRKPVLVKYVPFPRELGTVLGLFGLWQVAGQLSVMKVDGAITRGTWIWNTERDLYLPSEHWIQHLFFPAHPTVVKFFNLYYASMHFTCMIIFLIWLFVRHRDRYPQARTTMAMATAFALVIQLIPVAPPRMIAEAHLTDTALYFHQSVYGAMDANSPDQLSAMPSVHVIWAVLVGWTVWRVSPSKWRWIGPLHTILTITVVLVTANHYWADGIVGVALLLISAGIQAAARRGAGWIRTTRVASAEVTEPELARSR
- a CDS encoding heavy-metal-associated domain-containing protein, encoding MTAVAETGANTIAYGVQGMSCGHCSAAVTEALTALPGVSAVEIDLPGKRALVTASTALEIAAVRDAIEGAGYQLV
- a CDS encoding alanyl-tRNA editing protein; translation: MTATPHLHTHRLELDDQTLREWDATVLKSDGEGLVLDRSAFYPGGGGQPPDEGVLLWGGVRTRIVGVRKEDDLVLIPHDEDPLPPAGTAVRGALDDERRTWLMRTHSGLHLLSGVVFRDFGALVTGGNMEPGTARMDFNLPEVPADFKSTVEAACNVEVAEDRRIEVQVLPRDEAFAIPDIIRTATNLVPPELEEVRIVDIVGLDTQADGGTHVESTRWIGKIEVLKVENKGKGFRRLRIAIRD
- a CDS encoding DUF427 domain-containing protein, which gives rise to MADNARGRVKVETGAKRVRLYLDNKLVADTLHPLYVWEKPFYPTYYVPAKDVLAELKPTGESEHSPSRGDAQVQDVHVAGLTAAGKARTVPESPLEELRDAVRFDFDAFDWFEEDEPIYTHPRDPYSRIDVLTSNRHFRAELDGVVLADSPSSMILFETGLPPRYYVPITALNQDVLRPSDTVTHCPYKGAATYWSVQVGDQVHADLIWGYRTPFPEVQKITGLAAVYNEKVDIYLDDVLQERPKPRY
- a CDS encoding winged helix DNA-binding domain-containing protein, translated to MAPTTLTQDTLNRTLLARQHLLAPRSGSLAETVEAIGAIQAQYWPAVAISLFTRNDGATLESVYDAFERCELVVGSSIRGTVHAVSRAEHPLYAAVSEATDADILAARNEGADPGMRALRTEVLKFAADKPRSAAEFAEFAAEWVAKNPGRMSAANLEYHASRNWRPIYRSNALIRFPADGNWAPATGPKTYMYSPERAADPDAAIAALVRRHLAAFGPAAADDVAVWLGLKVTRARAILDGFTDLVTYADEAGRTLYDVPDGEITDAEVKTPPRLLPRFDSILLAHNAKHRQRIISREYWDRVYNGKNLQILPSFLIGGYVAGIWSVEAKKKLATLTLEPFHKLAKGDIKALTGEAERVLRLQAPGSASYAVEVAE
- a CDS encoding ArnT family glycosyltransferase; amino-acid sequence: MVATDAPTRSGPGLQEPPRPGPSWLRRAWYSPRFQRLWNTPQASWTRVVLLFFAVATITHLPAFSRTFWNPDEGFLATQARALNTENGQFYQIIVDRKPPLLPYVYAWVFKLFGDHGLSTLVVIRALAICVHVVTAILITQIAKRRFGRHGVWAGLLYLLGSAGLAPEDSQAASFEVFMLPWTCAAFLLADSARRHPKRSIPLLAGSGVAAALATLTKQTAGVTMLPVAWRAWKDRRWRGLVTIIPAFALPIVGVALWVGFGDFFFWVFTGNSGYLTSLGSFSTIMARLWGNLGIFAGASAAAFLAIMYMTVRNGIFKADADLWLWLAGSAVGVSSGFHFFGHYFLQMLPPIVILATGALHRNGSRLRWTMLGVTATTATLFLTLAFTWPRTDMEHNWEVAQEVQKAAGPGKSVPIIVWGMDPSIYFMSGQIPASRFITAGFLSGFAGGGDQDKVGPIVYTPTSPIVGMAQDILNLQKKGQEPDLFVDDSWGKPYQPKYIGVINDLVTNYYAFSKGVDHTFIYRLKNPEGLRVWAQTIVDNGMQDVWDKNQWDFINPPTDG
- the dxs gene encoding 1-deoxy-D-xylulose-5-phosphate synthase, whose protein sequence is MALLEAIQGPRDLDKLSSEQLVELAAEIRAYLIPTVAKTSGHIGPNLGVVELTIALHRVFDSPKDTILWDVGHQAYVHKLLTGRQDFSALRHAGGLSGYPARAESEHDVIENSHASTALAYADGIAKAHEVRGVTDRQVVAVIGDGALTGGMAWEALNNIAAAKDRPVIIVVNDNERSYSPTIGGLADHLATLRTTQGYERFLEWGRGMLGRTPVIGTPLYEALHGVKKGLKDIVAPQGMFEDLGLKYVGPVDGHDIAGMEAALRRARHYRGPVIVHAITRKGEGYPAARNNVNDQLHQVAVDSDPETGQPLVPAGASWTSVFADEMVKVGAERDDVVGITAAMLHPVGLAKFAERHPDRIFDVGIAEQHAVTSACGMAFAGLHPVVAIYATFLNRAFDQVLMDAALHNAGVTFVADRAGVTGNDGASHNGMWDMSIFQVVPRLRIAAPRDGSQLRAQLREALDVADAPTMIRFSKGTVCEDIPAVAKAGSMDVLRTTAGSGLAPDVLIVSVGAMAQVCLDVAERLADQGIGATVVDPRWVKPVDPAVLMLAAEHRLVVTVEDNVRVGGVGCVVAQALRDAGVHTPLRDFGVPAEFLDHANRGEVLEQIGLTGQRVAHEVVGLVAGLGSAVAADRATAANGSANGSSSGSSNGSAPKVTTR
- a CDS encoding Fic family protein; amino-acid sequence: MLHATPTLTDDDLRVLDELTAMREELKHQVASPRKWTGLLRRSLTAAAIAGSNSIEGIRVNLMDAEAAVAGEEPTETDADTWADILGYRDALTYVQQLANAGEFSWHPMFINALHHIMLKHHLEKWPGRFRPGDISVTEQATNTVVYTGPDADDVPVLMTELSDWLNEGDLEAPSYVRAAMAHLNLASIHPWRDGNGRMSRTIHTLVMARCGELAPEFSSIEEWLGIGRNTYDYYDALVHVQQGRFAPSKGDDTLAWVRFNLRAHHLQAQLIRSRANVAARLWMGLLTVAESEQLPERTVTALYEAVRGGAVRRTMYQRDEDLSNDQAARDLRTLTDRGLLAAKGETKGRRYEATAKLDALTRNIVMARGVANRLREPYDFRVIPG